gtttgaaatgttcaaataacttgaaatatagctGCTGCTATTTATATTGAACTCCATGCATGCCAGGAATTTAGTGAGATGGCATACCTCTAAAATGATATtaagcaactacagttctagctgggtccccttgcctagtATGAAATCAAGGGGTGGttcccagtgcccagttcatccttgattgtttaccttttatcCAAATTTCTGAGTATTCCACCGTTTCTTTTTTTGTAGTGAaacggagtgtggtcggcattcagacactaggcagtctgcgtgctacatttagccacagtctgcaaaccaccaCATCGCGTCCCGTTCATGCCATCTCTCCCTTCACTGATCAAGAGTCCAGCATCGATAAGGTCCTTTGCGAtaggatcggcaaaggggcaggcccttcggACCGAAGTCcggtccatgttggagaagggcccTCACCAAGAGATCTTCAACGACTCCCtaagcttcttcagtcgactctttcttgtcaaAGTGgtgtctggaggctgaagaccagtcatcaacctttcGGCACTGCACAAGTTTATCACACACTTCGTTCAggatggagaccgcagacacggtcagacaagtggtaagaccttgggacttcatgtgcacactggacctaaagcaATGGTGCACAACCGGCAGCCCGCGGGCCGCCCCAGTGAAGCACATGGCGGCCCTCgaagttatcatagaaaacacaatatatcactctctgtatagtaaaagaaaataataaatataaacatattactccGTCTTATGTTATAATTACAAATTgtaaaaatgtactatataacacacacacacacacacacatacataagtatgtatgtatgtatatgtgtctgagcatatatatatatatatatatatatatatatatatatatatatatatatatatatatatatatatatatatatatatatatatatatatatatatatatatgtacatacatagacatacatacatataaacatatatatatatatatactgtatatatatatatgtatgtatgtattattctttgtgttttcttgttattgttgaattatctcgttatctataatcagttcattcactaaattcataatttcatcaccATCCTCGAACACGAAAGCAGTCGAGACAAGAGGTGAACGCGTATGGCTGTTGCGTTGTCTAGACGGGAGTAACCTCGTTGTTGTGAAGGGAAGGTAACCACCTGaagttatatctaaattaatatttatcataattttgaatactattctctttttaaacagatgcgaaacctgttattgtttttcttgtttttctttttttattgtattttacattcataattatggtttcctaatacatctaaattccagtttaaaaagtttgtaaaatgattatttgccaaccttccaagttagccaatttgtctgagctccgatagtttctttgcagtctaaaataggagatattgctacaaggccaggcatttatcattgtagtattttcagattaattttgcttagctactatggcttctggtacttctgtggacaaaaactcaagtcgaaaaagaaagcttgatgaggaacatagaaaatttcaagaaatatggacagatagatatttctttgtggaaaacagtgaaaaaaaaatcatttgcttgatatgccagaatagtgtggccgtttgtaaggaatacaatttgcaaaggcattatctgacaaagaacaagccttatgaaaaatttgttggtgaactaagaaagcagaaaattaaatcactaatgcaaggttttcatgtgcagaaaaatatgtttattcagaaaaataaagaggcacaggacgtaacagaagtgagttatgaaattgcaaacctgattgctaaacattccaaggcattttcagagggggatttcattaaaaagtgtattctacttgctgctcaaaaactttctccagatgttttgaaaaagtttgagaatatcagtttgaatcgtatgacagtgcaacgtcgtattgttgatttgtcgggtgatatagtagaccagttgaaggagaaaagtaaacaatttgtgtacttctccctagccactgatgaatctactgatgttacatctacggctcagctacttgtatttgtacgtggtgtgacagaggacttttctattcatgaggaactcgtagggctcagttcattgaaggggcagacaactggtagtgatttacttaatggacttttagaacaaatttcagtaattgagttagatttggacaagttagtaggaatatcaactgatggggctcctgcaatgataggcaagcagaatggattggtgcagctattgattaaacaccttggagagcgaaaatatgagctgaaacaatttcattgcataatacatcaacaaaatttgtgtgttaaagaactggactttgatcatgtaatgaaagttgtagtttctacagtcaattttatcaagtcacgctcagctttgcatcaccggcaattcaagcaatttcttgatgaaattgaagcagaatatGGCGATTTAGTGTTTTTCACTCAAGTAAGGTGGTTAGGCAGGAGAAATACGCTGAAAAGATTTATCAGTCTTctggatgaaattgagatatttcttaatgaaaagaataagatggtaccagaacttacaaatgctgactggctttgtgatttgtcatttcttgtagatctcacaagtcatttaaataacttgaatcataaacttcaggggaataaccaatttatttctcagctagccaattatgtgacagctttcgaacaaaaactaaaattgtttcagttacagatagttaaaggagagttaggccacttcccaaattacaaacttatgtgtgagaaacacaaagtatgcaatagacatgaatattatgcagcaaaattaggaaaacttttggaggcctttgagagccaatttgaggacctaaagaaagaagtcaatgatttgaagttgttcagcaaccccttttctgtatctcctgatgaagtagaattcgaagcacaactcaaactgattgatcttcagaataatgacagccttcgtaccaagtataatgaaggggacttgctcaacttttataattgcttggccaaagatcagtttccttatttgagaaacaaagctgctatttatgcaagcttatttggctctacctacatatgtgaacaaacatttagtctgcgcaaccagaccaagtcaaatattcgtagcaggctaagtgatcaaaatctgcactctgtttaaagactggcaaccacaaatttccatcctaacataaaaaaacttgtacatgaatctcagtgtcaaaaatctcattaaaacaaaacaggtgagcaactgtgtttttttttatctttaaacattctacaaactatttatcatttcatgtaaaatctagtccagtggccctcgactagatatatgtttgatgatgtggcccgagtagctcaaaaggttgtgcacccctgacctaaaggatgcgtacttccagatcccaatccatccgtcttcaaggaagtacctcagattcagtctagacaacaagaaatactagttcaaggtgctgtgcttcggtatTTCCACAGCatctcaggtcttcacgagagtgttcgccctagtatcatcttgggatCACAGGATCGACATCTGTCTCCtcagttatctggacgactggctgattctagcagactcggtggcaacccttcttcagtgccaagacaaacttctgaggttttgccaagctctggggatcatggtaaacctcaagaagtcacaCCTGCTTCTctttcaacgactggtatatctagtaatgataatagataCTAACCTTAACAAAGTCTTTCCATCACatgacagggtagtgaggctgaggaagattgcgagaccttttctcagatgagaagagctcccagcccagaggtggttATGTCTACTAGGACACCTATCATCTCTTGTCCGTCTAGTTCCTaacagccgcctcaggattcaATTTttccagtggcggctgaagtccacCTGGAATCAGGCCTTAGATTCCCCAGACATCTTGATTCCCATGGGATCAGAGAAAttgacggacctcgagtggtgggtggcagacaagaatctgcTAAAGGGTGTCAACCTTcatgtcctccccccggatttgctGCTCTTcacagacacatcaaaagaagggtgggggccccacatactgcaccacacgacctcaggcctttggtcagagtttgAAAAGTACCAAAATATTAACCTCTTGGAGATGAGGGCcaccttcctggcccttcaacagttccttcagttcctggtgggccactcagtggtggcgATGAGggagtggtggtgatgagcgacaacacaacactagaggctcacatcaacaagaaAGGCATTCATTAATGTTCTGTAAtatgtagatgtttgtagcatagcTTTAGGAAGTTACTATACTGTATTTGATAGGCTATTTAGCCATCCCCTCTGGGTGTAACACTGTGGATTGCAAgctttgtttttttattacaatagtTTTGTCTTTCTGATGCTAAGGTTAGATTGTAGAGACAGGTTAGATGCGTAACCTTGTcttataatccctttgatcgtaACAGAAGCGACCATTCAGATTACATTTGAATTTAGTCTAGATGTGTATACTAATTCCTAAGAGGTTCTATATGGAGACATTTGTCTCTGCTTGTGGTTTTATTATCCTATATTGTATCACCCTGGTATTTATTATTTTcctctaaacttttatttttttttactttttttctttttggccatgtatatatttttttttgccatgTACAGATACTCATcacttgaatgtacagagtttgtATGGGGTGTTGTTGTCAGTTACAAGAcattttttggatgggcttgaaggcttatgggggggggggggaatacaatgaattatggtttgtgtggaaaaaaaaagctttatggtAATGACAGCAATACCCTACACACAGTAGGGAGTCAAGTGTAGGTATGATAGAATAGCTATTACAAGGATTAGGATATGGGAGTAATATTTCATAATCTTGCACCTTCattaagaagaatatgtcagacctagaagccaggtctctttttaatgaacatgttaaagaacatagaggatcaacttttatctatactgatggctccaaatctgatgctggcgttggatttggagtacatagtaatggttttaattgtagaggtgcacttcctctgaccgcttccatatttactgccgaactgtatggcatattaaccgctattgagaaaatagcgttggagaaggagggtaattttacaatttttagtgatgcaaggagtgtccttcaagctatggaagtttttaattctaataaccctctagttttaaagattttagaatggcttttcattattggacggagaggtataacagttcaattttgttgggttccagcacatgtaggtgtgtccgggattgagaaggcagattcactagctaaggaggctgcatccgagttgctaccaagaaggtatcccattccctgtaatgatttcttacctgacatcaagaaattggtttgcaataaatggcaacagcaatgggatagtcaagatggcaatagaatgagggaagtaacaaatgacatatctccatggaggtataatatgatgccccgaaaatgggagacgtctctttgtcgtctccgtattggtcacacaaggttgacacatgagtttctgctgaagggccaacaccaaccgtattgtgacaactgtttagtacctctaacagtaaggcatttgttgaccgaatgccccaattataacaacttgcggaatagatatttgtttgaggctcgaggtgagggtggcaggttcatccttgccaagattcttggaaataatgtatcctaccatgcaagtggcatttttagatttatttcagaagcaggtcttctgaagaatatttaacttttatgacattcaatttttatgattttaattgaatactctttaattttttattttatttcatttttatttttgtatacataaattaaatgttaccggcgtcaatgaccttagatgtcaggatgcctgaaaactttaaatcattcattgcaCCTTCATTTGTCACTGGTCAGACTATAACAGGCTTTGTCCTAGTAATATGTATAAACCCCAATCCGCTTGAGAGTAGCGGTGTCTTGACCACAATGTCAGTTCATGTGTTGGGATTTCTTGTAAGGTGGTGAAGACTGTCAAAAGCAGGTTTACTTGGAGAAATTATCTGACTTGATGAAATATGGAGAACCTGTTAAATATAGGCGGCGAGAGTGATTTGGACTCTCTTCTTCTTTTGAAAGTGATTTAGAGATATAAAGCTGGTGATTAGATATTTTCTCGTTTTTTAACGTGGAGGATTCTTAGGATATTATTGCAGTAGAAACTTTAGTGAAAGAAAACCCTATGGTTGAGTAGATAGTCTTAGATTTTTGTCCAGACTCTGTTCACTCACTGAGTGGAACTTGAACTGCAATGTGGTGGGGTTCTCCATGAAGCTTGATGATTTTTTGTGGCGCCAACTGGGTGCTTTGACAGTGATTGTAGCTGGCGGGGTTGGCTGCTGGAAACATACAGGAACCTTGATACATTTTCTATCTGttatgtggtggctgcacaacaggtggtttagTACTTCAAGCTCCCTATTGggtaagtagcagaaggttgagggcattggttacctgggtctTAGTCTGAAGGAATGAAAAGGATTGCCTGGCTCTTTTCCTTCCTTcatcctcccctcccttggggaaatcagcatcctgggtcctttgcacaagCAGACtgcaaacctctgcaggtaaaccattgctcccttgtgtaacctagtattgtcccaatactgttgcTTTTCCATAcactggcaaggtggtattgggaatgtcttggtctcCTTGGTTATTTCCtacaagactcggaataacttttaccttggcAGTCTTATTGCTAGTATTTCATCACACACGGCTTGCATAGCCCACAGACCATGCTTAgtaggtttagcgaggtgttagctTCTCCTTATTTGTGCACTAACTTGCACAAGAGAGTACCCCGGGTaaggccaaaagccagattggcaaggacaTCCACctccctaatgggtgagtcacccgtataaatagtgttggtttgtattccagttacccaacaaatgacaaattatgaagtaattagtatttttcttatCAAAACAAACCCTAGCTATTTATGCATACTTGCCTACCAACTCTGTCCCCGtctaagtcctacctccaagcaaagtgaagctcagTCACATGTGTTTGAGTGACTGGTGTAGCTAGCTTCCTCccccctaccctcgctaactagcgggatgggaaGTTAACCCTctctaaattctaatggctcgtcctttcagcttcaccgaaagtaatacccctataaatagctaaggttttaatcgttaggaaaaatactaattacttccaaatttgtcattattTGTAAAGCTTGTATAAATTAAGCATTTTTAAAGGATATACAGTACtctgtattttttaaattattcatttacaGCAAACGAAAGATTCAACTTATATGTTTCTTTACCTTTTATGTTTAGCTGCAGTGTGCCATGTTACAAAATTCACAAAGCGGTGCCATGCCAACCTAAGAAGAGTGAAGCAAATGTAACTTTGGAGATAGACGGGCAGGGAAATATTTTATCCCGTCAAGTACTATTTCCAACAGACGACACAGTAATGCCTGCAACTCTGGAAAAACTACGTAAGTACTGGAATCCCCTTTTGTGTTAGCAATTATTCGGTGCTACTCCTTGTCAGAACTACCTGATTTTCGGAGAGAAAATCAAGACATAGCCATAACTCCAGCAATTAAACTTTAGACATTTTTGTAGTTTTCGCAACAGAATTGTGTGTGGATGTTTTGTATGGTTATTGTGAATGTACCTTTACAGAACTTTGTAAAATATAGTTATTTTGAAAGTCGTACTTGTGTTAAATAATATATACGATGGATTTCAGATGTCCTGAGGGATATGGCACCTGcatgatgatatatgtgtatatatatatatatatatatatatatatatatatatatatatgtatatatatatgtgtatatatatatgtatatatatgtgtgtgtgtgtatatatatatatatatatattatatatatatatatatatacacatatatatatgtgtatatttatatatatatatatatatatatatatatatatatatatatatatatatatatatactgtatatttatatatatatatatatttatatatatatatatttatatatatatatatatatatatatatatatatatatatatttatatatatatatatatatatatatatatatatatatatttatatatatatatatatatatatatatatatatatatatatatatattatatatatatatatatatatatatatatatatatttatatatatatatatttatatatatatatatatttatatatatatatttatatatttatatatatatatgtatatatatttatatatatatatatatatatatatttatatataatatatatataaatatatatatatatatatatatatataatatatgtgtgtgtgtgtgtgtatatataaaaataaaaaaaaatatataaatatatatataaatatatatttgatccgacacagagacttaccttgaaacactttataggagattactggtaactcctctccgacgaccagatttttacgtagtttccccctacttccatgttctatactgtcctgaataacgggaaataacatgacctgggggcattgcccaggcaggtcgcccgtctttgagaagctctccccagtatgttttctggtcgcgttgtgttcacacacaccgctccttattctctgtgcgaccccctttgtgcgcgttactatgtagttactacatggtctcgattccttcacgagtgattagtgccttatctgtgttcttttaggatcgttcctttgtgcttttattggcgttttagtgctttgccttgctttatgcttgggtttagcgatctctgtgtgtgctttggagtacgatcgccgttgtcctggccctagagccgggtattcgtgttgggctttcttgtcaaagccagttcgccgtcagaatgcggcacgatgaagacggactcgaagaggtctcctagggaaactagcatgtcttcccctgcgacgtcggcaggagagggggcaggttgagtgcattcttctcccctacccagagtaggggatgaggtaagtccttgaagtgtaagaagttggtgcctccttcccaagggtgagatgttgtggggggcaccttctttgttcagggcagatcaggcgcctacaggtgagtgtgtgggggtccgagggacacgtctctctcgtagggacggcgtctcggcggaggaccccatgtggcctaataatgttccttttttcttatcaccagattcatgggtagaggcctcaggcgcttcaGCTGCGGAGGGATCCGCTGGCGTGGGATGTACCAAGGACGACGTTGAGgaccccactggacatggaggaggtcctatgctagtccttcaccctggatccgcattggggctcgatccttcgggcccttcaagcgaggaacgtcggagacgacacaggaggaagagagatcagtctgtgtggaggaactccccttgcggtctcccacaggatctcgggacgggaagtccccgttcccctccatacaagccaagagccccgccagagagtcagctgatgggcggaggaccccgtcttgtaggcctaagtcccttcctagagccaacccatccgctcagtggagggagccgtcttctaggatgggcagcctagacgggtctccccatcgggatgatagacagggacgggcacccccgtcgatctgtttcacggaggagccgtcccggttctcgaggagaatggggatcagtctgtgtggaggaactccccttgcgggctcccacaagatctcgggacgggaagtccccgttcccctccatacaagccaagaaccccgccagagagtcagccggtgggcggaggacctcgtcttgtaggcctaagtcccttcctagagccactccatccgctcagtggagggagccgtcgcctaggatgggcagtctagacgggtctccccatcgagatgatagacagggactggcacccccgtcgatctgtttcacggaggagcccgtcccgtcgtccaggtcctccaggagaatggggatcagtctgtctggaggaactccccttgcggtctcccacaggatctcgggacgggaagtcccagcgtacaggagagtccttgccttaattaggggttataacaaccttatagaacccgccactcaagaggaagaaccctggacttcaggcctgaacaagttcatagcggtccccgcccagaaaaagtcctctctctctcttcccgaggccagtaacgtggggattggaaagactcgcattgataaggtcatatcccgcaatagcgactcctgcaggggtcacagctcagcaaagctcctacagggtttgaagtcgcagacgaaatactactctttagaaaataggccgaccggtgcgtgca
The window above is part of the Palaemon carinicauda isolate YSFRI2023 chromosome 11, ASM3689809v2, whole genome shotgun sequence genome. Proteins encoded here:
- the LOC137650065 gene encoding uncharacterized protein isoform X1, giving the protein MKRSVVGIQTLGSLRATFSHSLQTTTSRPVHAISPFTDQESSIDKVLCDRIGKGAGPSDRSPVHVGEGPSPRDLQRLPKLLQSTLSCQSGVWRLKTSHQPFGTAQVYHTLRSGWRPQTRSDKCCSVPCYKIHKAVPCQPKKSEANVTLEIDGQGNILSRQVLFPTDDTVMPATLEKLRASEKLKELFKNQHLREMIKEVDSHPNPKLMMHRAMKEPIFTEFTDVCLHIVEPPEEVDETPKLDIDT